A genomic region of Mesorhizobium sp. NZP2077 contains the following coding sequences:
- a CDS encoding Gfo/Idh/MocA family oxidoreductase, producing MMNVVLVGCGAMSRQWLDAVRQIDGLAIVGLVDLDAERAKARADEYNLTGAVIGTSLDAVLDQTRPDAVFDVVVPAARREVALSAFAHNCHLLTEKPLADSPENARAIVEAARRAGRVHAVVQNRRYVANVRRIRRFLDSGGIGAATSIHADFFIAPHFGGFREEMAHVLLLDMAIHTFDAARYMVGGEPTSVCCQEWEPPNSWYRQGSSASAIFDLGGGKTFTYAGSWCADGFRTSWEGSWRIVAERGSLIWDGHDGLKAEVMASGRDGLIDKTQPIDVPPLDPVDRIGGHLGIIRDFMHAIETGTKPETHGADNIKSLAMVFGAIESAETGRRVAITAQEEK from the coding sequence ATGATGAATGTCGTCCTCGTCGGCTGCGGAGCGATGAGCAGGCAGTGGCTCGATGCCGTAAGGCAGATCGACGGCCTCGCCATTGTCGGCCTCGTCGACCTCGACGCCGAGCGGGCGAAGGCGAGGGCGGACGAGTACAACCTCACCGGCGCCGTCATCGGCACCAGCCTCGACGCGGTGCTCGACCAGACCAGGCCCGATGCGGTGTTCGATGTCGTTGTCCCCGCCGCCCGCCGCGAGGTCGCGCTTTCGGCCTTTGCCCACAATTGCCATCTCTTGACGGAGAAGCCGCTGGCCGACAGTCCTGAGAATGCCCGCGCCATTGTCGAGGCAGCGCGCCGGGCAGGGCGTGTCCATGCCGTCGTGCAGAACCGCCGCTACGTTGCCAATGTCAGGCGCATCCGCCGCTTTCTCGACTCCGGCGGCATTGGGGCTGCGACCAGCATCCATGCCGACTTCTTCATCGCGCCGCATTTCGGCGGCTTTCGCGAGGAGATGGCGCATGTGCTGCTGCTCGACATGGCGATCCATACCTTCGACGCCGCCCGCTACATGGTCGGCGGCGAGCCGACGAGCGTCTGTTGTCAGGAATGGGAGCCGCCCAATTCCTGGTACCGGCAGGGATCGTCAGCGAGCGCCATCTTCGATCTCGGCGGCGGCAAGACCTTCACCTATGCCGGCTCCTGGTGCGCCGACGGTTTTCGCACGAGCTGGGAAGGCAGCTGGCGCATTGTCGCCGAGCGCGGCAGCCTCATCTGGGACGGCCATGACGGCCTAAAGGCGGAAGTGATGGCGTCGGGCCGCGATGGCCTGATCGACAAGACCCAGCCGATCGACGTGCCACCCCTCGATCCGGTCGACCGCATCGGTGGCCATCTCGGCATCATCCGGGATTTCATGCACGCCATCGAGACCGGCACCAAGCCGGAGACGCACGGCGCCGACAACATCAAGAGCCTGGCCATGGTTTTCGGCGCCATCGAGAGCGCCGAGACCGGACGCCGCGTGGCGATCACTGCACAGGAAGAAAAATGA
- a CDS encoding sugar phosphate isomerase/epimerase, whose amino-acid sequence MPNPLLDIRIGTMVRANLDDPAAYIKQILPLGFESIQPFFWQTLGGKDLPRLAGQIREAIGDADVIVSSLGVFGNPLEGGEVDRGVLAAWETVIDNAHLFGTSMVSGFTGRLRGKKLPDSLPRFREVWGPLAKRAADKGVRIAFENCAMDGNWATGDWNIAHNPDAWELMFNELPDDNLGLEWEPCHQLVYLIDPMPQIRKWAPRIFHVHGKDATVRWDVIREHGVFGRLPFVQMRTPGFGDSDWTRVISELRLAGYKGAIDIEGWHDPVYRGDLEITGQARALDYLKQCRGGASYLPNPT is encoded by the coding sequence ATGCCAAACCCGCTCCTCGACATCAGGATCGGCACCATGGTGCGGGCCAATCTCGACGACCCGGCCGCCTACATCAAACAGATCTTGCCGCTCGGCTTCGAGAGCATTCAGCCCTTCTTCTGGCAGACGCTGGGTGGCAAGGATTTGCCACGGCTGGCCGGCCAGATCCGCGAGGCGATCGGTGATGCCGATGTCATCGTGTCTTCCCTAGGCGTGTTCGGCAATCCGCTGGAAGGTGGCGAGGTCGATCGAGGTGTGCTTGCGGCTTGGGAAACGGTCATCGACAACGCGCATCTGTTCGGCACTTCGATGGTCAGCGGCTTCACCGGGCGCCTGCGCGGCAAGAAGTTGCCCGACAGCCTGCCGCGCTTCCGCGAAGTGTGGGGTCCGCTGGCCAAACGCGCCGCCGACAAGGGGGTGCGCATCGCCTTCGAAAATTGTGCCATGGACGGCAACTGGGCCACCGGCGACTGGAACATCGCCCACAATCCGGACGCCTGGGAGCTGATGTTCAACGAATTGCCCGACGACAATCTGGGACTCGAATGGGAGCCCTGTCACCAGCTCGTCTATCTGATCGACCCGATGCCGCAGATCCGCAAATGGGCGCCGCGCATCTTCCATGTCCACGGCAAGGACGCCACGGTGCGCTGGGATGTCATCCGCGAACACGGCGTGTTCGGCCGGCTGCCCTTCGTGCAGATGCGCACGCCGGGCTTCGGCGACAGCGACTGGACGCGGGTGATCAGTGAATTGCGGCTCGCCGGCTACAAGGGTGCCATCGACATCGAGGGCTGGCACGACCCGGTCTATCGCGGCGATCTCGAAATCACAGGCCAGGCGCGGGCGCTGGACTACCTCAAGCAATGCCGGGGAGGTGCGAGCTACCTGCCAAACCCGACGTAA
- a CDS encoding substrate-binding domain-containing protein, whose translation MSIAIRTTLLRTTVVAAATALCAAISTLPAQALDAQWCKDVHIRFFVGGAEGDAFGTIVYNGAKQAAADLGPKVDYIFSGWDVEKMVQQLREAVAVKPGGIAMMGHPGDDAIMPLAEQAHKDGIKMMYQNVPVPKVTAAFGGGYVGAQQEQQGRALGAEAFKLAGLKSGDKAIMIGPFDNESRGARERGTVAALKEAGVDVVQINSVPEWAADPNLAIPVITAALLNNPNVKAVGYPGGQMLGNVPTYMQAAGRKPGDIFNFGFDTSPQIVEGFKGGWVQLTADQQPFLQGYLPILSLCQQVVLGLAPMNVDTGAGFVTPQNYEIVSELAKQALR comes from the coding sequence ATGAGCATCGCGATCAGAACGACACTTCTGCGCACGACCGTCGTGGCCGCCGCCACGGCGCTGTGCGCCGCCATCTCGACCTTGCCGGCACAGGCGCTCGACGCGCAGTGGTGCAAGGATGTCCATATCAGGTTCTTCGTTGGCGGCGCCGAGGGCGACGCTTTCGGCACCATCGTCTACAATGGCGCCAAGCAGGCGGCGGCCGATCTCGGGCCGAAGGTCGACTACATCTTCTCCGGCTGGGACGTCGAAAAGATGGTGCAGCAATTGCGTGAGGCGGTCGCGGTCAAGCCCGGCGGCATCGCCATGATGGGCCATCCCGGCGACGACGCGATCATGCCGCTGGCCGAGCAGGCGCATAAGGACGGCATCAAGATGATGTACCAGAACGTGCCGGTGCCGAAGGTGACGGCAGCGTTCGGCGGCGGCTATGTCGGCGCGCAGCAGGAGCAGCAGGGCCGCGCGCTCGGCGCCGAGGCGTTCAAGCTGGCCGGGCTGAAATCCGGCGACAAGGCGATCATGATCGGCCCGTTCGATAATGAGAGCCGGGGCGCGCGCGAGCGCGGGACGGTCGCCGCATTGAAAGAGGCCGGCGTCGATGTCGTTCAAATCAATTCTGTACCCGAGTGGGCAGCCGATCCGAATCTGGCTATCCCGGTGATCACCGCAGCACTGCTCAACAATCCCAACGTCAAGGCGGTCGGTTATCCCGGCGGGCAGATGCTCGGCAACGTGCCGACCTACATGCAGGCCGCGGGCAGGAAGCCCGGCGACATCTTCAATTTCGGCTTCGACACCAGCCCGCAGATCGTCGAGGGCTTCAAGGGCGGCTGGGTGCAGCTGACCGCCGACCAGCAGCCATTCCTGCAGGGCTATCTGCCGATCCTCAGCCTCTGCCAGCAAGTGGTGCTGGGGCTGGCGCCGATGAATGTCGACACGGGTGCGGGCTTCGTCACGCCGCAGAACTATGAGATCGTCTCAGAGCTCGCCAAGCAGGCGCTGCGCTGA
- a CDS encoding DUF2059 domain-containing protein: MPSFFPPLTRMALVLCCLVALIAGTVAAPAQTISDINKANGFHEMLMGIGPGFTAAVKSAPGTPVQKVQDALAAAMAGAFDPNKMETSIEARMDGKLSAKDLSDLAAFYASPLGKQVTALEIQASAPEAKEAKKIDGAKILGELPSRDPARLALYRKMMDDISAVDTGEAVALNMGYAMLTEMLGAAGKPLPDDQVMALLRKQTEGLRRDIDNDAMESSAYVYRDMSMADLKLYEAFLASPAGARYYDQMQVALGAVMTDEARSFGHRFFVALGYRKA; encoded by the coding sequence ATGCCGTCATTCTTTCCGCCACTGACGCGCATGGCGCTTGTGCTCTGCTGCCTCGTCGCGCTTATCGCCGGGACCGTGGCCGCGCCGGCGCAGACAATCAGCGACATCAACAAGGCGAACGGCTTTCACGAGATGCTGATGGGCATTGGCCCGGGTTTCACCGCCGCCGTGAAATCAGCGCCGGGAACGCCAGTGCAAAAAGTCCAGGACGCCCTTGCCGCCGCCATGGCAGGTGCCTTTGACCCCAACAAGATGGAGACTTCTATCGAAGCGCGAATGGATGGCAAGCTGTCCGCCAAGGACCTGTCCGACCTCGCTGCTTTCTATGCTTCGCCCTTGGGCAAACAGGTCACCGCGCTGGAGATCCAGGCTTCCGCACCGGAAGCAAAGGAGGCCAAGAAGATCGATGGCGCCAAGATCCTCGGCGAGCTTCCATCCAGGGATCCGGCCCGGCTCGCATTGTACAGGAAGATGATGGACGATATCAGCGCCGTCGACACTGGCGAAGCCGTCGCCTTGAATATGGGCTATGCGATGCTCACCGAAATGCTGGGCGCGGCCGGAAAGCCCCTCCCCGACGACCAGGTCATGGCCCTGCTGCGCAAGCAAACCGAAGGGCTTCGCCGTGACATCGACAACGATGCCATGGAATCTTCAGCCTATGTCTACCGGGATATGTCCATGGCCGACCTGAAGCTTTATGAGGCCTTCCTGGCCTCACCCGCCGGCGCCCGCTATTACGACCAGATGCAGGTCGCCCTCGGCGCAGTGATGACGGACGAGGCGCGCTCGTTCGGCCATCGGTTCTTCGTCGCCCTAGGTTACCGTAAGGCCTGA
- a CDS encoding ATP-binding cassette domain-containing protein: MAERIIELRDIKKSYGQVYALGGVNLSVDRGEVVGLIGDNGAGKSTLIKILSGVVRPTSGEILVRDKPVSGWSAARSRDAGIETVFQDRALAVQQTIVRNIFMGRELTGFMGWLKVNKEIEEASRLMREIGFTSKVFTPHSIVGQLSGGERQGVAIARAIYKQAELIILDEPTTALSLTETAKVFHFVRQVRAGGRSILFIGHNIHHVFDIADRFVVLDRGKVALTADRSQVKSAEELINFMEDVAHPGGLPGLHEAGETEQLAR; this comes from the coding sequence ATGGCCGAACGCATCATCGAACTGCGCGATATCAAAAAGTCCTATGGTCAGGTCTATGCGCTGGGCGGCGTCAATCTCAGCGTCGACCGCGGCGAGGTTGTCGGCCTGATCGGCGACAATGGCGCCGGCAAGTCGACGCTGATCAAGATCCTGTCCGGCGTCGTCAGGCCGACCAGCGGCGAGATCCTCGTGCGTGACAAGCCGGTGAGCGGCTGGAGCGCGGCGCGCTCGCGCGACGCCGGCATCGAGACGGTGTTCCAGGACCGCGCGTTGGCCGTGCAGCAGACCATCGTGCGCAACATCTTCATGGGCCGCGAGCTGACCGGCTTCATGGGCTGGCTGAAGGTCAACAAGGAGATCGAAGAGGCAAGCCGGCTGATGCGCGAGATCGGCTTCACCTCGAAAGTGTTCACGCCGCATTCGATCGTCGGCCAGCTCTCCGGCGGCGAACGCCAGGGCGTGGCGATTGCGCGCGCCATCTACAAGCAGGCCGAGCTGATCATCCTCGACGAGCCGACGACGGCGCTATCGCTGACCGAGACCGCCAAGGTCTTCCATTTCGTGCGCCAGGTGCGGGCCGGCGGCCGCTCGATCCTGTTCATCGGCCACAACATCCATCATGTCTTCGACATTGCAGACCGCTTTGTGGTGCTCGACCGCGGAAAGGTGGCGCTGACCGCCGACCGCAGCCAGGTCAAGTCGGCGGAAGAGCTGATCAATTTCATGGAAGACGTCGCGCATCCCGGCGGATTGCCTGGACTGCACGAGGCCGGCGAAACGGAGCAGCTAGCGCGATGA
- a CDS encoding LacI family DNA-binding transcriptional regulator, giving the protein MASSIHDLARHLNISIGTVSRALNGRADVNADTRQRVLDAAKKLNYSPNQSGRSLRQGATHSIAFMLQPHPGDQQYGEPFFIPFLIGLQGRLAESGFDLSVVMGAPGDYQQERLRRVVETRRADAVVLAWTRREDERIDYLLEAGFPFATLGRSRSGGKAYSSLDLDFEKAGSDAVDRLVARGHRRIAAIRPSLNLNFGYLFLDGYRKALKRHGIEVDPALIADGFINEAGGYQVTPRVMLAKNRPTAIIFNNDAMALGGCKALAEMGIRPGHDIAVTVIVDTPLCRYFSPALTAFRPALEPMGRRLAEMLLASLPAFAGPEGPRIIREVWPLELIARDSD; this is encoded by the coding sequence TTGGCGTCCAGCATCCACGACCTTGCGCGTCACCTGAACATTTCGATCGGCACCGTGTCGCGGGCGCTGAACGGCCGCGCTGACGTCAATGCCGATACCCGCCAGCGCGTGCTCGACGCCGCCAAGAAGCTGAACTATTCACCCAACCAGTCCGGCCGGAGTCTCAGGCAAGGCGCCACCCATTCGATCGCCTTCATGCTGCAGCCGCATCCGGGCGACCAGCAATATGGCGAGCCCTTCTTCATCCCTTTCCTGATCGGGCTGCAGGGCCGGCTCGCCGAAAGCGGCTTCGACCTGTCCGTGGTGATGGGCGCGCCGGGCGACTATCAGCAGGAGCGCCTGCGCCGCGTGGTCGAAACCCGCAGGGCCGACGCGGTGGTGCTGGCCTGGACGCGGCGCGAGGACGAACGCATCGACTACCTGCTCGAGGCCGGCTTCCCCTTCGCCACGCTCGGCCGCAGCCGATCCGGCGGCAAGGCGTACTCCTCGCTCGACCTCGATTTTGAAAAGGCCGGGAGCGACGCGGTCGACCGGCTGGTGGCGCGCGGCCATCGTCGCATCGCTGCCATCCGCCCTTCCCTCAATCTCAATTTCGGCTATCTGTTCCTGGACGGCTATCGCAAAGCCCTGAAGCGGCACGGCATCGAGGTCGATCCGGCGCTGATCGCCGACGGCTTCATCAACGAGGCCGGCGGCTACCAGGTGACGCCGCGCGTGATGCTGGCCAAGAACCGGCCGACGGCAATCATCTTCAACAATGACGCCATGGCGCTCGGCGGCTGCAAGGCGCTGGCCGAGATGGGCATCCGGCCCGGCCACGATATCGCTGTGACCGTCATCGTCGACACGCCGCTCTGCCGCTATTTTTCGCCGGCGCTGACCGCTTTCCGCCCGGCGCTGGAGCCGATGGGCAGACGGCTCGCCGAAATGCTGCTGGCCTCGCTACCGGCCTTTGCCGGCCCCGAAGGCCCGCGCATAATCCGCGAAGTCTGGCCGCTGGAGCTGATCGCGCGCGACAGCGATTGA
- a CDS encoding DUF4239 domain-containing protein, translated as MLEAFIAMVIFLCLAASAFASMAIWPRLPARHRDDDTNTVVRLAANLFGVMTSLMLGLMINSAKNTFESIDHNVHAYATELILLDRTLRQYGPETDTVRQPLVAYVQRVVTTSSQNSETTIAANQLSEHLLTEIGSRLNALTPPDAVRGSLLQDGRQRLQKVLELRWILVEQSEGAIPWPLIAMLVTWLALIFASFGFRAPKNAITLATLVISAALIAGALYLILDMDVPFSGPIQISPAPLERALAELQR; from the coding sequence ATGCTCGAAGCTTTCATCGCAATGGTGATCTTCCTGTGCCTGGCGGCGTCGGCGTTCGCCAGCATGGCGATCTGGCCGAGATTGCCGGCCAGACATCGTGATGACGACACGAACACCGTGGTTCGGCTCGCGGCCAATCTGTTCGGAGTCATGACCTCGCTGATGCTCGGCCTGATGATCAATTCGGCCAAGAACACCTTCGAATCGATCGATCACAATGTGCACGCCTATGCAACGGAGCTGATCCTTCTCGACAGGACATTGCGCCAATACGGCCCGGAAACCGACACGGTGCGGCAGCCGCTGGTCGCCTATGTCCAGAGGGTGGTGACCACCTCGTCACAGAACAGCGAAACGACCATCGCCGCCAACCAGCTGTCCGAACATCTGCTGACGGAGATCGGCTCACGGCTGAATGCGCTGACGCCGCCCGACGCTGTACGTGGTTCCCTCCTGCAGGACGGACGCCAGCGGCTGCAGAAAGTGCTGGAACTGCGCTGGATCCTGGTCGAGCAGTCGGAGGGCGCCATCCCCTGGCCGCTGATCGCGATGCTGGTTACCTGGCTGGCACTGATCTTTGCCAGTTTCGGATTCAGGGCGCCGAAGAATGCGATCACGCTCGCGACCTTGGTGATTTCCGCCGCGCTGATCGCCGGGGCGCTCTATCTGATCCTCGATATGGATGTGCCGTTCTCCGGCCCGATCCAGATTTCGCCGGCGCCGCTGGAAAGGGCGTTGGCGGAATTGCAAAGATGA
- a CDS encoding ABC transporter permease, whose translation MSKTMEPDLETPLGAHGGSARKEWQHPSDHWLRGFVLDNRASLGTLAVFIVMMAVFMIANPTVFTTWYLYSSVLTTLPVALFVVVPLVFVVTCGEIDLSFPATMGFASWVFALVVQAGYDPFLGIAAALVTGMLLGFLVGSLVVYGGLSSLIATLGMNFLLRGLIQIINEGKSMALTGLADTPAYKIFSSQVFGIPVQIFWAIAFVVLSAMLYNRHRFGAQVKVVGDNPDSAQQMGIDVKRVRVKVFVFVGIGAAIAGTFSVMINFTWWPTAGDGYLLPVLASVFVGGTPTWGGIGTVAGGAIGAVTVSFIQTGVVAAGLSGFYVQFFNGLIIILSLLGHKWNQARYR comes from the coding sequence ATGAGCAAGACCATGGAACCCGATCTCGAAACGCCTCTCGGCGCGCATGGCGGGTCGGCCCGCAAAGAGTGGCAACACCCATCCGATCACTGGCTGCGCGGCTTCGTTCTCGACAACCGCGCCTCGCTCGGCACGCTCGCCGTGTTCATCGTCATGATGGCGGTGTTCATGATCGCCAATCCGACCGTGTTCACCACCTGGTATCTCTACAGTTCCGTGCTGACGACGCTTCCCGTAGCGCTGTTCGTCGTCGTGCCGCTGGTCTTCGTCGTCACCTGCGGCGAGATCGACCTGTCTTTTCCAGCGACGATGGGGTTTGCCTCCTGGGTCTTCGCCCTGGTGGTGCAGGCCGGCTACGATCCGTTCCTCGGCATTGCGGCGGCACTTGTCACCGGCATGCTGCTCGGCTTCCTCGTCGGATCGCTGGTCGTCTATGGCGGCCTGTCGTCGCTGATCGCCACGCTCGGCATGAACTTTTTGCTGCGCGGCCTGATCCAGATCATCAACGAAGGCAAGTCGATGGCCCTGACAGGCCTCGCCGACACGCCAGCCTACAAGATCTTCTCCAGCCAGGTTTTTGGGATCCCGGTGCAGATCTTCTGGGCCATCGCCTTCGTCGTGCTGTCGGCGATGCTCTACAACAGGCACCGCTTCGGCGCGCAGGTGAAGGTGGTCGGTGACAATCCCGACAGCGCCCAGCAGATGGGCATCGACGTCAAGCGCGTGCGGGTGAAAGTGTTCGTCTTCGTCGGCATCGGGGCCGCGATCGCCGGAACGTTTTCGGTGATGATCAACTTCACCTGGTGGCCGACGGCGGGCGACGGCTATCTCCTGCCGGTGCTGGCCTCGGTGTTCGTCGGCGGCACCCCGACCTGGGGCGGCATCGGCACGGTCGCCGGCGGCGCGATCGGCGCCGTCACCGTGTCCTTCATCCAGACCGGCGTCGTCGCGGCGGGCCTGAGCGGCTTCTACGTGCAGTTCTTCAACGGCCTGATCATCATCCTGTCGCTGCTGGGGCATAAATGGAACCAGGCAAGGTATCGGTGA
- a CDS encoding UvrD-helicase domain-containing protein — translation MSGFSEDMPFFDEPNARPTAPSGIAARAMAARSGQNNAPDYLKGLNPEQRLAVETTEGPVLVLAGAGTGKTRVLTTRIAHILATGKAFPSQILAVTFTNKAAREMKQRIGILIGEGNVEGMPWLGTFHSIGVKLLRRHAELAGLRSDFTILDTDDVVRLIKQLIQAEGLDDKRWPAKQFAQMIDGWKNKGQGPADIAEGDARAFANGRGRELYKAYQERLKTLNACDFGDLLCHPIRIFRANPDVLKDYHRRFKYILVDEYQDTNTAQYMWLRLLAQRPGGPQPPRSGSPGGRVPSFSGVTDRTEAGNYSPATPKDESAVPAEGRKPDRASEPLRGPRGGPAPAGAEQPVSDNKVNICCVGDDDQSIYGWRGAEVDNILRFDKDFPGATIIRLERNYRSTAHILGAASHLIAHNEGRFGKTLFTDRNEPEDGKVNVHASWDSEEEARAIGETIEAYQREKHNLNDMAILVRASFQMRAFEDRFITLGLNYRVIGGPRFYERMEIRDALAFFRVVANSGDDLAFERIVNVPKRGLGEATIRQIHDTARALRIPMLEAAANLAESDELKPKPRAALREVAANFERWQKALETKPHTELAETILEESGYTDMWKNDRSAEAPGRLENLKELIRSMEEYESLRSFLEHVALVMDAEQNAGQDAVSIMTLHSAKGLEFETVFLPGWEEGLFPHQRALDEGGRSGLEEERRLAYVGLTRAKKNLHIWFVSNRLIHGLWQSTIPSRFLEELPDSHVEIAESGNSYGGYGNSYGGGSFASGRGGGRQNPYGASRFDNVGANSERSGAFSNTYSTPGWQRAQANRTEATDRNWGTRSGHQVERIGYGETDSGYGAGRTSVKGRTIDGELVAKSVSDTPSAFSVGDRVFHQKFGNGNISAIEGNKLTIDFDKAGQKRVLDGFVAAV, via the coding sequence ATGTCCGGCTTTTCGGAAGACATGCCCTTTTTCGATGAACCCAATGCGCGGCCCACGGCCCCCTCGGGCATTGCCGCGCGCGCCATGGCTGCCCGCAGCGGCCAGAACAATGCGCCCGACTATCTCAAGGGGTTGAACCCGGAGCAGCGGCTGGCGGTGGAAACCACCGAAGGCCCGGTTCTGGTGCTGGCCGGCGCCGGCACCGGCAAGACCCGCGTCTTGACCACCCGCATCGCCCACATCCTTGCCACCGGCAAGGCCTTCCCGTCGCAGATCCTCGCCGTCACCTTCACCAACAAGGCGGCGCGCGAGATGAAGCAGCGCATCGGCATCCTGATCGGTGAAGGCAATGTCGAAGGCATGCCCTGGCTCGGCACCTTCCACTCGATCGGCGTGAAGCTTTTGCGCCGCCATGCCGAACTCGCCGGCCTGCGCTCCGACTTCACCATTCTCGACACCGACGATGTCGTCAGGTTGATCAAGCAGTTGATCCAGGCCGAAGGCCTGGACGACAAGCGCTGGCCGGCCAAGCAGTTCGCCCAGATGATCGACGGCTGGAAGAACAAGGGCCAAGGTCCGGCGGATATCGCCGAGGGCGACGCGCGCGCCTTCGCCAACGGCAGGGGCCGCGAACTCTACAAGGCCTATCAGGAGCGGTTGAAGACACTCAACGCCTGCGATTTCGGTGACCTGCTCTGCCACCCGATCCGCATCTTCCGTGCCAATCCGGATGTGCTGAAGGACTACCACAGGCGCTTCAAATACATCCTCGTCGACGAATACCAGGACACCAACACCGCCCAGTACATGTGGCTACGCCTTTTGGCGCAACGGCCGGGCGGGCCGCAACCACCACGAAGTGGCTCTCCGGGTGGTCGCGTTCCAAGTTTTTCCGGAGTTACGGATAGAACGGAGGCGGGTAATTATAGCCCGGCAACTCCGAAGGATGAATCGGCAGTTCCGGCCGAAGGCCGCAAGCCCGACCGGGCGTCCGAGCCGTTGCGAGGCCCGCGCGGAGGGCCCGCGCCGGCAGGCGCGGAACAGCCCGTGAGCGATAACAAAGTTAATATCTGCTGCGTCGGCGACGACGACCAATCCATCTATGGCTGGCGCGGTGCCGAGGTCGACAACATCCTGCGCTTCGACAAGGATTTTCCCGGCGCCACCATCATAAGGCTGGAGCGCAACTACCGCTCCACCGCCCACATCCTTGGCGCCGCTTCCCACCTCATCGCCCACAATGAGGGTCGTTTCGGCAAGACGCTGTTCACTGACCGCAACGAGCCGGAGGACGGCAAGGTCAACGTCCACGCCTCCTGGGATTCGGAGGAGGAAGCCCGCGCCATCGGCGAGACCATCGAGGCCTATCAGCGCGAGAAGCATAACCTCAACGATATGGCGATCCTTGTCCGCGCGTCCTTCCAGATGCGCGCCTTCGAGGACCGCTTCATCACGCTCGGCCTCAACTACCGCGTCATCGGCGGCCCGCGCTTCTACGAGCGCATGGAAATCCGCGACGCGCTGGCCTTCTTCCGCGTCGTCGCCAACAGCGGCGACGACCTCGCCTTCGAGCGCATCGTCAACGTGCCCAAGCGTGGACTGGGCGAAGCCACCATCCGCCAGATCCACGACACGGCGCGCGCGCTGCGCATCCCGATGCTGGAGGCGGCCGCCAACCTCGCCGAAAGCGACGAGTTGAAACCGAAACCGCGCGCTGCGCTGCGCGAAGTGGCCGCCAATTTCGAACGCTGGCAGAAGGCGCTGGAAACCAAGCCGCACACCGAGCTCGCCGAGACCATTCTCGAGGAGAGTGGCTACACCGACATGTGGAAGAACGACCGCTCGGCCGAAGCGCCGGGGCGGCTGGAAAACCTCAAGGAACTGATCCGCTCGATGGAGGAGTACGAGTCGCTGCGCTCCTTCCTCGAACATGTGGCGCTGGTCATGGATGCCGAGCAGAATGCCGGGCAAGATGCCGTATCGATCATGACGCTGCATTCGGCCAAAGGCCTCGAATTCGAGACGGTTTTTCTCCCGGGCTGGGAGGAAGGCCTGTTTCCGCACCAGCGCGCGCTCGACGAAGGCGGCCGCTCCGGGCTGGAGGAAGAGCGCCGGCTCGCCTATGTCGGCCTGACGCGGGCCAAGAAGAACCTGCATATCTGGTTCGTCTCCAACCGCCTCATCCATGGGCTGTGGCAATCGACCATCCCGTCGCGTTTTCTCGAGGAACTGCCGGACTCCCATGTCGAGATCGCCGAAAGCGGCAATTCCTATGGCGGCTACGGCAATTCATATGGCGGCGGCTCGTTCGCGTCCGGTCGTGGCGGCGGACGGCAGAACCCGTACGGCGCCTCGCGCTTCGACAATGTCGGTGCCAACAGCGAAAGATCCGGCGCCTTCTCCAACACCTATTCGACGCCGGGCTGGCAGCGCGCGCAGGCCAACCGCACCGAAGCGACCGACCGCAACTGGGGCACGCGCTCCGGCCACCAGGTCGAGCGCATCGGCTATGGCGAGACCGACAGCGGCTATGGCGCCGGCCGCACCTCGGTCAAGGGCCGCACCATCGACGGCGAACTGGTCGCCAAATCCGTCTCCGACACGCCGTCCGCCTTCAGCGTCGGCGACCGCGTCTTCCACCAGAAATTCGGCAACGGCAACATCTCGGCCATCGAAGGCAACAAGCTGACCATCGACTTCGACAAGGCCGGCCAGAAGCGCGTGCTGGACGGGTTTGTCGCGGCGGTGTGA